A stretch of DNA from Spirochaetaceae bacterium:
ACGTCTGGATGCCGTGCTGGCCGGAATCGACCTCCTGGAGATGTCGACGCAGATCAAACGGCGAGCAGCGGAACCGTTCCCGGTGCACGTGCGCACCCTCGACGCGCTGCATGTCGCGACCGCGCTCGCGGTCGGCGAGGATGTCGGTGGGCAGGATGTCGGTGGGACTGTACTGTTCTCGCACGACAAGGGCATGAACCTCTGCGCCGGATGCCTCGGGCTCACGGCAGCCTTGGTATAGGCCCGGCCGCGACACGATCCATGCGTACCCTCGCCAGGAACCGATGCAGTTCGTTGGACTCGGCGGGGTCGAGCGGGCGCGCCAACACCTCGTCTCGAACTTGCTGCGGCACGACGACATCGCCTCCCAGGACGCGGTCAGACGCTGCCGCGCAGGCGGGGGTCGAGCAGGTCGCGCAGCGCGTCGCCGAACATGTTCAGACTGAACACGGTGATCGTCAGGCAAAGTCCCGGCCAGGCGGCCAGCCACGGCGCCCGCTCCATGTACTCACGTCCTTCCCGGCTGAGCAAGCCTCCCCAGCTCGGAACGGTGGGCGGCAGTCCAAACCCGAGGAAGCTCAGAGACGCCTCGGATATCATCACCCCGCCGATATTGATGCTGAACACGATGATTGCGACAGGCATGATATTGGGCAGGACATGGCGCACGAACGCTCGCCACTTCGAGGCGCCAAGCGCCTCCGCGGCCTGAAAATAGAGATTCTCCTTGATGCCGACGACCGCGCCTCGCACCACCCGCGAGCCGCCGATGCCGCCGGCTATGCCCAGGACGACTATTATCTGCGTTACGCCGCGCCCGACCAGCGACATTATCGTCAACAGGATCAACAATCCCGGGAACGCCATCCAGGCATCGACGAATCTCTGCACGGCCAGGTCGAACTTGCCGCCGAGGAATCCGGACGTGCCCCCGATCAGGAGCGCCACCACGACATTGATACTGGTGGCCGCCAGACCGACCGCTATCGACAGCCGGGCTCCGTAGATGACCCGGCTCAACAAGTCGCGCCCCAACTGGTCGGTGCCCAGCGGATGCCGGGCCGATGAGCCCTGCAGTCTGTCCCTGAGGTGCACTTCAAGGAAGCCGTAAGGGGCCAGAACATCGGCGAATACAGCCACGAGAATCAATAGCAATACGACAATACCGCAACCGACACCGAGTGGCTGTTCCCTGACCATCCTGGCAACGAAATCAGCCAGCGCGGTACGCCTCCTGGTCGCTTCACGCATAGCGGACCCGGGGGTCGAAAAGAGGATAAACCAGGTCTATCATCAAATTGAAGCACACCACCGCGGTTGCGAAAAACAGGTTCACCCCGGAGACCACCGGGTAGTCTCTTTCTTCGAGCGCCAACACCATGAGGCGACCCAATCCGGGCAGGTTGAAGATGTTCTCCATGATAACGGAGCCACCAACCAGGATAGGCAACTGCAGGCCGATCAGGGTAACCACCGGGATCAGGGCGTTCTTGATTGCGTGTCTCATGATGACGAATCGCTCCTTGAGGCCCTTGGACCACGCCGTCCTGATATAGTCCTGCCTCAGCACCTCCAGCATCATGGTACGCGTCAGCCGCATGGTGCCGGCAGCAAGAGCCGTGCCCAGAATCAGGCTCGGAACGATGAACACCGCGAGATTGCCCAGCGGGTCTTGGGTGAAAGAGACCAGCCGCAT
This window harbors:
- a CDS encoding PIN domain-containing protein, with product MVAYLDSSVVLRHILLGEASIRHALAFPRVVSSELIEIECRRVLHRCRLAGELDDETLAAAHQRLDAVLAGIDLLEMSTQIKRRAAEPFPVHVRTLDALHVATALAVGEDVGGQDVGGTVLFSHDKGMNLCAGCLGLTAALV
- a CDS encoding ABC transporter permease, which encodes MAVFADVLAPYGFLEVHLRDRLQGSSARHPLGTDQLGRDLLSRVIYGARLSIAVGLAATSINVVVALLIGGTSGFLGGKFDLAVQRFVDAWMAFPGLLILLTIMSLVGRGVTQIIVVLGIAGGIGGSRVVRGAVVGIKENLYFQAAEALGASKWRAFVRHVLPNIMPVAIIVFSINIGGVMISEASLSFLGFGLPPTVPSWGGLLSREGREYMERAPWLAAWPGLCLTITVFSLNMFGDALRDLLDPRLRGSV